The following are encoded together in the Serratia sp. UGAL515B_01 genome:
- a CDS encoding DUF6691 family protein, whose protein sequence is MNLFFSLLAGVIFGVGLLVSGMANPAKVIGFLDITRVWDPSLAFVMGGAISVGFFAFRSVKRRTHSVCGGTINLPTSRQVDKRLIGGAILFGIGWGMAGICPGPGLVLLGAGVNKGIVFVGAMVAGMLLFEQFEHTRTKHRVP, encoded by the coding sequence ATGAATCTGTTTTTTTCGCTGTTGGCAGGTGTGATATTTGGTGTTGGGTTACTGGTCAGCGGCATGGCAAACCCTGCCAAGGTGATTGGTTTTCTGGATATTACCCGCGTCTGGGACCCTTCACTGGCTTTTGTGATGGGGGGAGCCATTAGCGTGGGTTTCTTCGCTTTCCGCTCGGTGAAGCGACGCACCCACTCGGTGTGCGGTGGCACGATAAATCTGCCAACTAGCAGACAGGTCGATAAGCGCTTGATTGGGGGGGCTATCCTGTTTGGTATTGGCTGGGGGATGGCAGGCATTTGCCCTGGTCCTGGACTGGTATTACTCGGTGCTGGGGTGAACAAAGGTATCGTCTTTGTTGGCGCAATGGTCGCAGGCATGCTGCTTTTCGAACAGTTTGAGCATACCCGAACAAAGCATCGGGTACCGTAA
- a CDS encoding metalloregulator ArsR/SmtB family transcription factor, translated as MNNAIIDQKKMRDAASAAAAVLRSLANDDRLLLLCHLSQGEASVGQMESALGIGQPTLSQQLGVMRRQQLVATRREGKQIFYRIDDPNVLILLNTLYQLYCPKDDAEGVNHDH; from the coding sequence ATGAATAACGCGATTATTGACCAAAAAAAAATGCGTGATGCCGCCAGTGCAGCCGCCGCTGTATTGCGTTCCTTGGCGAATGACGACAGGCTGCTGCTGCTGTGTCACCTCAGTCAGGGAGAAGCTTCCGTGGGGCAAATGGAAAGTGCTCTAGGGATTGGGCAACCGACATTATCACAGCAGTTGGGCGTCATGCGACGCCAGCAACTCGTGGCAACGCGCCGCGAGGGGAAACAAATTTTCTACCGCATTGATGATCCAAATGTGTTGATATTACTCAATACCCTCTATCAACTTTACTGTCCGAAAGATGACGCAGAAGGTGTTAACCATGACCATTAA
- a CDS encoding YeeE/YedE family protein, giving the protein MTINPVQFTPLLSFFGGVLIGCAAWILILFCGRIAGISGIIGGVLSRSTPDRGWHLAFLVGIIISPLLYGLVYPLPAIEVPTSWPILIIAGLLVGSGTRYGSGCTSGHGVCGLSRLSPRSLVATLTFMGVAFITVWLMGLRI; this is encoded by the coding sequence ATGACCATTAATCCGGTGCAATTCACCCCGCTCTTGAGTTTCTTCGGGGGAGTATTGATCGGCTGTGCAGCCTGGATATTGATCCTGTTCTGCGGACGTATTGCAGGGATCAGCGGCATAATCGGAGGAGTGCTCTCACGAAGCACACCTGATCGTGGCTGGCATCTGGCTTTTCTCGTGGGCATTATCATATCACCCCTCTTGTATGGTCTCGTCTACCCGCTTCCTGCGATCGAAGTTCCTACCTCTTGGCCTATCTTGATTATCGCCGGATTGTTAGTCGGGAGCGGCACCCGCTACGGTTCAGGGTGTACCAGCGGCCATGGAGTTTGCGGTCTATCGCGTTTATCTCCCCGTTCTCTGGTGGCCACACTGACGTTTATGGGTGTTGCTTTTATCACCGTCTGGTTGATGGGTTTGCGGATTTAG